A region of Silurus meridionalis isolate SWU-2019-XX chromosome 13, ASM1480568v1, whole genome shotgun sequence DNA encodes the following proteins:
- the LOC124395978 gene encoding zinc transporter 1 isoform X2, with amino-acid sequence MCVYTCGRCVMDRSAVWAEPLHRCMLVLTCVLVLCEVIVGRLCESLINTVDSFHTLYVLIGMAISTRGAEEIPSVSAEPRATEPQENHTSPTADGSQYSRFRVKLVGGLISALLLSSLCVSISFDILSHTLQPHPLQRPLLATALGAVSLLFNILLLVWRCSRRTDSGVYGLKKSETETSLPPAGSPHGDVLMFCNPGLNNDLHPDPQDHSVHRRSNSISHDSSHTDAHGEEDKCEGSSRDSGHAARQCDVSGCIRNIITMFHSLLGSSLVLLNGSLHLLCVRFQWRCDLSVYLDPGFSMLTVLVLLAAVVPELCRHVLLLLQASPPGLCIEELRAEMKRVPGVLGVHELHVWQLSEMCVVASVHVHWPSCLNALECSELLRSITDVLRRFGVKFWTIQPEFVTSHPEDAAFRPDCTLRCGKVCVRKMCCLPPETPFSSTSVHKKQNTHTNN; translated from the exons atgtgtgtgtatacgtgcgGTAGGTGTGTGATGGACAGGTCAGCTGTGTGGGCGGAGCCTCTTCACAGGTGCATGCTGGTCCTGACCTGTGTGCTCGTGCTGTGTGAGGTCATCGTTGGACGTCTGTGTGAATCTCTCATTAACACGGTGGACAGCTTCCACACCCTCTACGTCCTCATCGGCATGGCGATCTCCACACGAGGTGCTGAGGAGATCCCCAGCGTCTCAGCTGAACCCAGAGCAACAGAACCACAGGAGAACCACACATCTCCTACTGCTGATGGATCTCAGTACTCCAGGTTTCGCGTGAAGTTGGTTGGAGGTTTGATCTCAGCCCTGCTTCtctcctctctgtgtgtgtccatcAGCTTCGATATCCTGAGCCACACACTGCAGCCTCACCCCCTACAGCGCCCTCTCCTGGCCACAGCCCTCGGTGCAGTCAGTCTGCTCTTTAATATTCTGCTGCTGGTGTGGAGATGTTCAAGACGAACAGATTCAGGAGTTTATGGTCTCAAAAAAAGTGAGACAGAAACTTCTTTACCTCCAGCAG GTTCTCCTCATGGTGATGTGCTGATGTTTTGTAACCCCGGGTTGAACAACGATCTCCATCCAGACCCTCAGGATCACTCGGTTCACCGTCGCTCCAACTCCATTTCCCATGATTCCTCTCACACAGATGCACATGGAGAAGAGGATAAATGTGAGGGCAGCAGCAGAGACTCAGGTCATGCTG CTCGGCAGTGTGACGTGAGTGGGTGTATAAGAAACATCATCACAATGTTCCACAGCCTCCTGGGTTCTTctctggttctgctgaatggatCCCTTCATCTCCTCTGTGTGCGGTTCCAGTGGAGGTGTGATCTGAGCGTCTACCTGGACCCAGGGTTCTCCATGCTCACAGTGCTGGTTCTATTAGCAGCGGTGGTTCCTGAGCTCTGTCGTCATGTCCTGCTCCTCCTGCAGGCGTCTCCACCAGGTCTGTGCATTGAGGAGCTGAGGGCGGAGATGAAGCGTGTCCCCGGCGTATTAGGCGTGCACGAGCTCCACGTGTGGCAGCTTTCTGAGATGTGTGTCGTAGCCTCTGTGCACGTGCACTGGCCGTCGTGTCTGAATGCACTCGAGTGTTCTGAACTCCTAAGGAGCATCACAGATGTTCTGAGAAGGTTTGGGGTGAAGTTCTGGACCATACAACCCGAGTTTGTGACCTCCCACCCTGAAGATGCTGCTTTCCGGCCGGACTGCACACTGCGCtgtgggaaagtgtgtgtgaggaagatGTGCTGTTTACCTCCAGAGACACCTTTCAGCTCCACATCTGTCCACAAgaagcagaacacacacaccaataactGA
- the LOC124395978 gene encoding zinc transporter 1 isoform X3, whose translation MDRSAVWAEPLHRCMLVLTCVLVLCEVIVGRLCESLINTVDSFHTLYVLIGMAISTRGAEEIPSVSAEPRATEPQENHTSPTADGSQYSRFRVKLVGGLISALLLSSLCVSISFDILSHTLQPHPLQRPLLATALGAVSLLFNILLLVWRCSRRTDSGVYGLKKSETETSLPPAGSPHGDVLMFCNPGLNNDLHPDPQDHSVHRRSNSISHDSSHTDAHGEEDKCEGSSRDSGHAEARQCDVSGCIRNIITMFHSLLGSSLVLLNGSLHLLCVRFQWRCDLSVYLDPGFSMLTVLVLLAAVVPELCRHVLLLLQASPPGLCIEELRAEMKRVPGVLGVHELHVWQLSEMCVVASVHVHWPSCLNALECSELLRSITDVLRRFGVKFWTIQPEFVTSHPEDAAFRPDCTLRCGKVCVRKMCCLPPETPFSSTSVHKKQNTHTNN comes from the exons ATGGACAGGTCAGCTGTGTGGGCGGAGCCTCTTCACAGGTGCATGCTGGTCCTGACCTGTGTGCTCGTGCTGTGTGAGGTCATCGTTGGACGTCTGTGTGAATCTCTCATTAACACGGTGGACAGCTTCCACACCCTCTACGTCCTCATCGGCATGGCGATCTCCACACGAGGTGCTGAGGAGATCCCCAGCGTCTCAGCTGAACCCAGAGCAACAGAACCACAGGAGAACCACACATCTCCTACTGCTGATGGATCTCAGTACTCCAGGTTTCGCGTGAAGTTGGTTGGAGGTTTGATCTCAGCCCTGCTTCtctcctctctgtgtgtgtccatcAGCTTCGATATCCTGAGCCACACACTGCAGCCTCACCCCCTACAGCGCCCTCTCCTGGCCACAGCCCTCGGTGCAGTCAGTCTGCTCTTTAATATTCTGCTGCTGGTGTGGAGATGTTCAAGACGAACAGATTCAGGAGTTTATGGTCTCAAAAAAAGTGAGACAGAAACTTCTTTACCTCCAGCAG GTTCTCCTCATGGTGATGTGCTGATGTTTTGTAACCCCGGGTTGAACAACGATCTCCATCCAGACCCTCAGGATCACTCGGTTCACCGTCGCTCCAACTCCATTTCCCATGATTCCTCTCACACAGATGCACATGGAGAAGAGGATAAATGTGAGGGCAGCAGCAGAGACTCAGGTCATGCTG AAGCTCGGCAGTGTGACGTGAGTGGGTGTATAAGAAACATCATCACAATGTTCCACAGCCTCCTGGGTTCTTctctggttctgctgaatggatCCCTTCATCTCCTCTGTGTGCGGTTCCAGTGGAGGTGTGATCTGAGCGTCTACCTGGACCCAGGGTTCTCCATGCTCACAGTGCTGGTTCTATTAGCAGCGGTGGTTCCTGAGCTCTGTCGTCATGTCCTGCTCCTCCTGCAGGCGTCTCCACCAGGTCTGTGCATTGAGGAGCTGAGGGCGGAGATGAAGCGTGTCCCCGGCGTATTAGGCGTGCACGAGCTCCACGTGTGGCAGCTTTCTGAGATGTGTGTCGTAGCCTCTGTGCACGTGCACTGGCCGTCGTGTCTGAATGCACTCGAGTGTTCTGAACTCCTAAGGAGCATCACAGATGTTCTGAGAAGGTTTGGGGTGAAGTTCTGGACCATACAACCCGAGTTTGTGACCTCCCACCCTGAAGATGCTGCTTTCCGGCCGGACTGCACACTGCGCtgtgggaaagtgtgtgtgaggaagatGTGCTGTTTACCTCCAGAGACACCTTTCAGCTCCACATCTGTCCACAAgaagcagaacacacacaccaataactGA
- the LOC124395978 gene encoding zinc transporter 1 isoform X1, producing MFEALIPVCVMDRSAVWAEPLHRCMLVLTCVLVLCEVIVGRLCESLINTVDSFHTLYVLIGMAISTRGAEEIPSVSAEPRATEPQENHTSPTADGSQYSRFRVKLVGGLISALLLSSLCVSISFDILSHTLQPHPLQRPLLATALGAVSLLFNILLLVWRCSRRTDSGVYGLKKSETETSLPPAGSPHGDVLMFCNPGLNNDLHPDPQDHSVHRRSNSISHDSSHTDAHGEEDKCEGSSRDSGHAEARQCDVSGCIRNIITMFHSLLGSSLVLLNGSLHLLCVRFQWRCDLSVYLDPGFSMLTVLVLLAAVVPELCRHVLLLLQASPPGLCIEELRAEMKRVPGVLGVHELHVWQLSEMCVVASVHVHWPSCLNALECSELLRSITDVLRRFGVKFWTIQPEFVTSHPEDAAFRPDCTLRCGKVCVRKMCCLPPETPFSSTSVHKKQNTHTNN from the exons ATGTTTGAAGCTTTGATTCCAGT GTGTGTGATGGACAGGTCAGCTGTGTGGGCGGAGCCTCTTCACAGGTGCATGCTGGTCCTGACCTGTGTGCTCGTGCTGTGTGAGGTCATCGTTGGACGTCTGTGTGAATCTCTCATTAACACGGTGGACAGCTTCCACACCCTCTACGTCCTCATCGGCATGGCGATCTCCACACGAGGTGCTGAGGAGATCCCCAGCGTCTCAGCTGAACCCAGAGCAACAGAACCACAGGAGAACCACACATCTCCTACTGCTGATGGATCTCAGTACTCCAGGTTTCGCGTGAAGTTGGTTGGAGGTTTGATCTCAGCCCTGCTTCtctcctctctgtgtgtgtccatcAGCTTCGATATCCTGAGCCACACACTGCAGCCTCACCCCCTACAGCGCCCTCTCCTGGCCACAGCCCTCGGTGCAGTCAGTCTGCTCTTTAATATTCTGCTGCTGGTGTGGAGATGTTCAAGACGAACAGATTCAGGAGTTTATGGTCTCAAAAAAAGTGAGACAGAAACTTCTTTACCTCCAGCAG GTTCTCCTCATGGTGATGTGCTGATGTTTTGTAACCCCGGGTTGAACAACGATCTCCATCCAGACCCTCAGGATCACTCGGTTCACCGTCGCTCCAACTCCATTTCCCATGATTCCTCTCACACAGATGCACATGGAGAAGAGGATAAATGTGAGGGCAGCAGCAGAGACTCAGGTCATGCTG AAGCTCGGCAGTGTGACGTGAGTGGGTGTATAAGAAACATCATCACAATGTTCCACAGCCTCCTGGGTTCTTctctggttctgctgaatggatCCCTTCATCTCCTCTGTGTGCGGTTCCAGTGGAGGTGTGATCTGAGCGTCTACCTGGACCCAGGGTTCTCCATGCTCACAGTGCTGGTTCTATTAGCAGCGGTGGTTCCTGAGCTCTGTCGTCATGTCCTGCTCCTCCTGCAGGCGTCTCCACCAGGTCTGTGCATTGAGGAGCTGAGGGCGGAGATGAAGCGTGTCCCCGGCGTATTAGGCGTGCACGAGCTCCACGTGTGGCAGCTTTCTGAGATGTGTGTCGTAGCCTCTGTGCACGTGCACTGGCCGTCGTGTCTGAATGCACTCGAGTGTTCTGAACTCCTAAGGAGCATCACAGATGTTCTGAGAAGGTTTGGGGTGAAGTTCTGGACCATACAACCCGAGTTTGTGACCTCCCACCCTGAAGATGCTGCTTTCCGGCCGGACTGCACACTGCGCtgtgggaaagtgtgtgtgaggaagatGTGCTGTTTACCTCCAGAGACACCTTTCAGCTCCACATCTGTCCACAAgaagcagaacacacacaccaataactGA